A segment of the Leptospiraceae bacterium genome:
AAACCAAGCATCTCGAAAATTATTGGTAGTACCAGTTTTCCCAGCCGAAGGTCTTCTCAAACCCGCAGAAAGAACTGCTTTTCCTGTCCCGTGTTTAATTACATCGCTCATCATACTTGTTATGATAAGACTTGCTTCTCTAGACAAAATCTGTTTGCGTTCTTTTTTATCGTGTTCCGGACGAAAGTCTTTTACCATTCGGTCTTTACTGTCGGTAATATATAAAATGGAAATAGGAAAAACCTCCTTACCGCCAGAGGCTAATGTCGTATATGCCCTTGTTAGTTCAAATGGAGTCATTTCAAATGTTCCAAGTGCTACAGAATAATTTCGAGGTATAGGTCGATTAATCCTCAATAATTCAGTTAAAGTAGGTAATAGTTTAGATAGTCCAATATGCTCTACAACACGTATAGCAACAGAATTTTTGGAAAGCTCTAATGCTGCTCGTAATCTCATGAATCCTGAATACTCTTCGCTATAATTTTCAGGAGACCATTCATCTCCATCTTCCATGAGATACTGCAATGGTGAATCTAAAAATAATGTCGATGCTGTTACATTTTTTTCAGGCTCTTCTTCTGGTTTATTTCCGTAATAGTCAAGGACAGAAGCATAAACTAACGGTTTAAATGAAGATCCAGGTTGCCTATAGGCTTGAATAGGTCGAATCTGTTGGTTATCCGAACGAAAGCCGGATCCACCGACCATTGCAGTAATATACCCTGTATCGGGACGGATACTTATGATTGCACCCTCTACTGGCAATAAATGATCTTGCGTATTTTGTTTTACATAATTTTCATCAAATATTCCGCCTACCGCATCAGATCCTGTTATTAGATTCAGTGCAGAATAACTATCTCTAAGTTCTTCTTGGTAAATACTTCTAAAAGTACGCTCTAATCTGGAAATCTTAAATCTGAAATCATTGATATCATTTAGCAATGACAGCACATTGTAAATATCCCCATACTCATCGTCAAATGCATCTATATTTTTAAATGCTCGCTGATTGGATATTTTTGTTTGAGCGCTTAAACCTTCAGAAAGAACTTTCTCTCCTTCTGTTTGGTGTTGTATATTTAAAGTAGAGTATACCTTCAATCCGCCACTATATAAGTCTTCATTGCTTACTTGTTTTTTTAGCAATCGACGAATATATTCTGTAAAATACGGAAATTTATTCAGTCTATCCGAATAAGCAGAATCGTTAGGAGAACGGTTTAAGGTGGCATAAAATTCTGAAAACTTTTTATATTCGTCTTCGGCAGTTTTAATATCCATTTTTCCGTTTTCTACGAGCTTCATAAAAATAACTCTTACCTTATTAGAAGAAACCATTGGATTTACCAAAGGACTAAATTCTTTGGGGCGAGTTGTTAAACTTGCGAGTAATGCCGCTTCTCCCCAACTTAGAGAATTAATATCTTTACGAAAATAAAAACGCGCTGCTGCCCCTACCCCAAGAGTCCCGTGTCCTAATGGAATTTCATTCAAATACATTTCTAAAATAGTATTTTTATCGTAATAAATTTCCATAAGCAAAGCAAGCCATGCTTCTCTTGCTTTACGTATAAAGGAACGATCTGTGTTTAAAAATTTCAAACGCGCAACTTGTTGAGTAATTGTAGAAGCACCTTCTTTTATTTTTCCAGCAACTATATTTACAGCGAATGCGCGGATAATACCGCGTAAATCCACACCATGGTGATCATAAAAATTACTGTCCTCAGTGGATAAAAAACATTGAAGGACTTTATTTCTTTTGTCAGATGAATTAGATTCTTCTTTAAATTCAGCAAGATCTAAAACAATTCTAGAAAACTGATAAAACTCTGCTATAGGTTCGTATTCGCCTTTTGTATTTACTCCGTAAAGAGTGGATGGAATTTCATAGTCCATAGCCTTAGGAATAATTTGTAAATCATCGAATGATCCAACGATTAAAAAAATATTTGTAAGTCCAAGAAATGCTAAAATTACAAACAATTTAAAAATAGCAAATCTCCCTGATAATATAGAGTTTACAATATTTGCAAAAAAACTCATTATTTTAACATTCATATTACTATAATTTCTATTCATAAAGGGGCAAACTCTTTCATTTCTGAAATACCTTGGTATCTAAGTCCAGTATCCAAATTATATCCACCATATTCTTTTAAGATAACTTCTCGTTTTACATTACCCTTGAGATAATCCCATGCTAAAGAGATTGCGTCTCGTGCGGCATTAGAAGCAAGATTAACAAGATTGATAAAAGAATGATTTTTCTTTTTGGTTGCATCAGCAGGATAATTCCACTCACGTCCATCAGCATTTAGAATTCGTCTATCAATGTTTTCCATTAAAGGAACTAACAGAGTCGATGCTTTTTTC
Coding sequences within it:
- a CDS encoding PBP1A family penicillin-binding protein, with the translated sequence MNRNYSNMNVKIMSFFANIVNSILSGRFAIFKLFVILAFLGLTNIFLIVGSFDDLQIIPKAMDYEIPSTLYGVNTKGEYEPIAEFYQFSRIVLDLAEFKEESNSSDKRNKVLQCFLSTEDSNFYDHHGVDLRGIIRAFAVNIVAGKIKEGASTITQQVARLKFLNTDRSFIRKAREAWLALLMEIYYDKNTILEMYLNEIPLGHGTLGVGAAARFYFRKDINSLSWGEAALLASLTTRPKEFSPLVNPMVSSNKVRVIFMKLVENGKMDIKTAEDEYKKFSEFYATLNRSPNDSAYSDRLNKFPYFTEYIRRLLKKQVSNEDLYSGGLKVYSTLNIQHQTEGEKVLSEGLSAQTKISNQRAFKNIDAFDDEYGDIYNVLSLLNDINDFRFKISRLERTFRSIYQEELRDSYSALNLITGSDAVGGIFDENYVKQNTQDHLLPVEGAIISIRPDTGYITAMVGGSGFRSDNQQIRPIQAYRQPGSSFKPLVYASVLDYYGNKPEEEPEKNVTASTLFLDSPLQYLMEDGDEWSPENYSEEYSGFMRLRAALELSKNSVAIRVVEHIGLSKLLPTLTELLRINRPIPRNYSVALGTFEMTPFELTRAYTTLASGGKEVFPISILYITDSKDRMVKDFRPEHDKKERKQILSREASLIITSMMSDVIKHGTGKAVLSAGLRRPSAGKTGTTNNFRDAWFVGYTPELVSSVWIGYDTGTISLGKGMSGGVVATPLWGKFMVNALKGEPQKEFNFGEGLNVFSRKVCSISGKIPGSRCSKTYDEYFIKDTLSKDVCEDHRGYNPDMDIPEDITAPSAPVSNTFKEKEVPKVKKKKVETPKPVTISIKPVKPPQKKKVKKNIFQGDERVE